The sequence TGTAAGAAAATTCAATAATGAAATCTTGACATTTGGCAAGTTTCAACTAGGAGTCGGGTAGATACTTTTACCAGTTGGGACACTGGAACAACTTTTAGAAACTTAAATGGAGAATCAGTCCTGTAGGTCCTTAAATAATCATTGCACTTCTTCATGGGAAGCTAGTTTCTGATTTAGACAGACCATAAAATCTAAACATAGGAATCTTGCTGTCAGCTTGTATTGAATTTTAGAACAGCTGATTGTAATGGTTTAGTCATTCTGTTTGAGTAAATTTGTCTCAGCATGGAAAAAGCAAGTGTATCTTGTAACTTCCAACATCACACCATTCTCTGTTGGAAGGCTGATTTATCAAAGTGCAGACTATCTTCAGGCAACAacaatttttcaaaacaaacaaaaaaacccttctaTTGTCTGCTACAAACTAATAACTTTTATTTCTACTGTACTGCATAACAGATAATTAATTTTGTTAGTGTACTTTGTATCTAGAAGAATCTAGTGTTTTCATCTGAAATCTTTACCAAAGGTTTATTCCGATAGATTGAAGGCAAACACACCCAGTTATTACTTCCTAACTCTTGACTGACATGATGCCATTTTTCCAGCCCAGAGTCTCTTGTTTCATTACAACCcctttaaaaagatatttactttcgagatttatttttgttaggaTGTATGTGTGGGGAGGTGTTACTTCTGAGATACTGAGAGCCATCCAAAGAATTGCAGATTCCAGATATCTTGTTAATATCAATTTGTGGATAAATGTAATTTCTTATATCTCCATTGTAGGCCATGGTTCTCAAAGACATTTCACTCTTCGTACAGATCTGTCTGTTTTGTTCAGAAAGATAGAAGAGGGAAAATTCAGGTCTTTGCCATTAAAAAGAGCTGAAACAGTTAATGTCTGAAATTATAGTTAAAGTTTGTAGAGATCATTTCAAATAAGAGACTGAAATGCTGGATAAGGGGACGCACTTTGTGATccagtttcttctctgaagacaGTCAAAAGAAAGCAGACAAGCTTAATGGAAGAGGTTAAGCAAGGTGACTTGCCATTACTGTTCCTGAATGTGAAAGTAGCAGATGAATAAAaagttcttctttctcttcagaaacagaaacataGCAACATAATCACACTGAATTTTAACTTCTCAGTGACCACGGTGACTTCCACTCAGCAATTCTCAATGATATCTAGAGCTATAGAACTCCAAGTGTGGAAAGGCTGCAGCTTCACTACTCCAACAAGACCACTTATAAATATTAGTCTAATCAGACAACAAGGATTTGATTTAAGCAGAGGCATGTCCtttaaaatatatgtgcatGCATATATCCTACTCTACAGGCATCTAGCCCTAGACCTAATAACTGCCAAAGGATTGCAAGAGAGGACATACTTGGGAGTGAGATGtgaatttaattttcaaagcagaagtCCAATAGCAGGGAGAAGTACCATTTGCAATTAAGAACCATTCTTTGGGTGTGCAGAAGTCTTTCTAAGGAAGTTTCCAGTGTCAGGTGCTTGAAAAAATGGCTGCATAACATTAGGGAAACTTCCTGCACTTTGAATCCACATCAGCTGACTAGTACTATGAGAGAGTAGAGTAATTCCCCAAGGCAGAGATAACCAAGGGCAACTACAGAGAATcccaaaggagaaagaaaacacagcaacatCCCAGGTTCAGAAGAAAACTTCAGGTGATCCATTACAAAATTTCCATGTTGCAAGGGCTATGGAAAACCAGTGTGGCATGtctgaatactgaaaaaaatattgctccggaaacttttaattttgcatAAAATGTACTTGTAAATGCAGTGGATACTTCTTGTCTGCATGGCCTATCTAACACACCGTGGATCCTTCTTTTTCATTAGAACTATCTAGGTCATGAATCTGACTTTtagaaagcattaaaatgttACTGTTTGTAAAAACAAGAATATGGAAATAAAGTTCCATTAGactaaagagaaaagaaaagaagaaactagAGATAACATTGTAATACTTTTCCCCACTTGTGTAACAGAAGTTATCAAtgtaaaataggaaaaatgaaaaaatgatgtGTAAAACATTGAATACAGTGTAAAAGTTTCCAGcattaaagttttatttctttaatgttgtacttttctaaatacattttcaaaatagcCCATCTATAATACACACACTTGCTTCTCCTTGACTCTACTGTTTAACATACATTAAAAAGTCTCTCAACCCCCcaccccaaaaaacaaaagcaacatcaacaaaaaagcagcagcactttgctcCCACAAGAGAGCACTATTATTTTTTTCGCTGTTCAAGTCACTGGAAGTTTGTGGCTGGGCACAGTAAAAAAGTAAACACAGATatttctgcagcttctgcaaCCACCAACATCTTCTATTTGTGAGATCCTAAAGGCTAGCATAATTGCATTCTGCAAAAGGCAAAACAATttaagaaggggaaaaaaaaaagaacacattcacttattaaaaattaattaggAATTTCATAACCAGTTGCTTCAAATATGCGTGAATAATGACAGCTAGAAACCAGTCTCTCCAGATTACTCACGAAGTGGGTGTGAAGATGCAATcaggttaggaaaaaaaatcacactgatAAAAGAGGGCTTTCTTGGAGCTTTTACAAGGTCATTTGGCCAAAACCAGAtaaaagagaatatttctttAGCATTCTGtaacaagaggaagaaaacagaattaaaaattatcttttgcagcaaaagcaaaaaaatcaaagtcaTACTAGCCTAGGATTAAGTCCACTAGAAAATAaagcctcctttttttttctgacagatttTAGCTTTTAATTCTGTAAAGCACTCATGAAAGGATTTCTACCTTTTTGTAAATTAAATTCACAAAACATCCTAATTATCTGCAGACATATTAATAATTCTTTGAGCAACATATTAACGTAGCAagctgaaatgtgttttcaaaacaacattaaaataaagattaaataaGTACATCCGTCCATAATTCTTATACAGTTCACATGTAACTATATAATTGGTACTATAGCTATTGTGTAAAACAACAAAGAGCTCAATATGTTCTACTCCTTCAGCTGTCCACAGTTTACAAAACCTAACAGTATTGTGGGCTGCCTGAGATGgtcattttttcccctgtgggGAACTGAATTTATCTATTGATTGTAATTTCCACGGTGAATTTCAGTTACTTTTTAATAACAATTTTACTCctcataaaactgaaaagatgaCTCATGTGAAGCCAATTGCATTATTTAGATACTATTTTTAGGACACAGTCGTGCTACGAAAACACTAACTAAAATTAGTGTTGGagcagaaaatgaggaagaaattgTATAGGAGATTAAGAACAGTCAATTTACAGAATAAGGGCTAAAAGCAAGTGGTTTTTAAAAGCTTAtctcattttttaattcctctttcaAAGTTCTAGCTTTCAAACAAAGTTCAAAGGCAATTTGAGTACCATATGCCAGTACTTGCCTTAGAAGTCCTCAAGACTACAAGTGAAGGCTTTGCACAAGTCTTTAAATCAGAACTGGGAATTAGGGCATGGAACCCCTTTCAGAAAAGAACATAGGTGCACTGAGGTTTGTGTAAAGGTCATTTCTCTGATGCAATACTGGTATTTTACTGACAGTCTTTATTGATACTAACAATCTCCGTTTTTGTGCACGggaaacagcaggaagaagtaGCCCAAAACAAAGCCTTTCCCTTTCACTGTCTTTCACTTATAGTCATAATTATGTTGCAGAATCACCTTCTGCACTTCCAACCATATTCCTCAGCTGCCAAGTTTTATGCACTCACAGTCCACAACACAGAGAATGTGACTTTATTGAGGTTTTGGCACTAAACATCACCATATCCTGAGCAAACACTTTCAATGGCATCAGTGCTTCCTTTGACTTGAAATACACGTTCTGCAGTTCTTtatgaaaaaaacaagtttcagATTCGGTATGCACCATTGCATAGCTCCATGCACAGACTGGAAAGCCATTATTTTAAGACGCCCTATCATAGTAATTGAAAATTAAACTACAAAAGCTGTTACAATGAAACAGCAAATATGAATCTAAATTAATACCAGCATTAGTACTGACAACTAACAAATCTTGTATTCTTACCTTCTGGAAACATTAGTCCTTTATTCCAAGTAGTTCGACCCCTAgatgaataaaaatgcattaatacaGTACAGTAGAATGTGACACTTATGTTAGGAACTAAGGTTACATGGGTCTTTCCTGATTATTCGGGATCCTTTGCTGTCTTTTAAAActctatttaaaatataatgtaaGTTCTTACGTAAGAAGATCCCAGTTccagtaataaatatttctttgatttGAACTACATATGAATAGTGGGATGTACTGACTTGGGAGATAAGCTTAAAAAAGTCAATCTGAAAGTGTTCTAAGTATCTTAGATGCCTTGATCCTTTCTTAGTCTCACACAATTTGAAAGAGCGAGAGGCTTCTTTTGCTCCTCCCCAGACTCCCAATATTCTCTTTTAGGatgaaattttcaaaagaaagaatgatTGAGCTCAAAGTTGAGCCAGGCAGAACACATCTGATTATGCTGTTTGACTGCTTTGTCACAGGTAGGTCATTAACTCATCTACCTGGACTTACTCATCTTAGGTCCCTCAGCTAATGCTTCTGCTGagcagttttttattttccttcatcaTTCTGCTTGGAAAGATTAGCATATTACTCTCAACAACTACcacagcagaaaacagttttaggagaaaaatcaaataatcTTTCTAAAACATACTGCATATAGACTAACCAGGCTAAAGCTAAATTAccaaatttttctttgtaaaaagaTATTTAACCATTGTGGATGGCAAGCCTGCTGGCAATAGGTAGTAATTACATTTATCTCCATATGTTGAGTTTGTTCTGCCCATTCTAGTAATTGGCAAATATTCTCCTTATCTCAACCCTTGTGTCTTTTTTTACCatattttcttccactgttCTTTTGCAGAGGGGGAGTGAGAGAGTAGTTTGGCAAATCTGAGTTGCCCATTGGTGTGAAACCACCACAACGACATGTTCTGTCTCAGATTGGTAGCAAATACCATAAATCTGGTTGACACTCTAAAGTGATGCTACCACGGAGCACgttggaagaaacaaaacaagtatTAATCCACAAGCCATGTTCATTTAAAATAGTTGTATATCCAAGCTGTGTTATTTTTGTCCAGCATCCACTGaatttctgttctctgtaagggaaaggaagagaatgtCCCGTTGCCCTGCACCTATGTATTCAGGCCACAGTTGTTTCCCCTTCTAAATATCTAGATTAATGTATCAACTAATGGAGTAGACGCAGCATCTGAGAGAGCATTTCTCATTCATATGCCTGACATGGGGTTTATAAGAGACAACGAACAGGAATATGCAATATGTCACATTGTCTTCTAGATTCTGGGTTTACTAGAGCTTAGAGAGTTCCAGCATGACATCCAGTACTTCATTAAAGAAGAGCAGGCATATAAATTTCATCTACTCACCATGTGAACTATCTCCATTAACAGAATAGACAAAAGAGTCCTTCGTACTGCTCACTTTctactcaaaaaacaaacaagggcTCTGTTACAGGCCTGCCATGCATTAGCACTTGACCTCTGCAAATGCCGCAGTgcttgagaaaggaaaaatctcaAGGgaataaacataaaaacatgCCACTGTTTTAAAAGTTATTCTTTTGTAAAAATAGAAGTGTTTTCGTATTTAAGTAAAACTGTTCATTTATGCCACCACAATGAACGGATATTGCCTCAGTTATATGCCCCAGCTGAGTAAGGACTCAATCTTGTTGATTAAACTTTGATGTTGAAATGACAAATATCATCTTTTCCTCTCCTATCCTAAAAGGTTTATACTTATGTTAGAGTCAGTGGCTGCACAAAAGACATCAATATTTTCTTGATAGCATACAGGAAGATTCAAGACTTTCCCAAAGGTGCTGTAGCTCAACACAAAGAAGTGGAAACATTAATTTGGCTTctcattaaaaaagcaaagcacacaACCACCTGGAGAGCACCTTGATATTTATAACCAAAAGGTGAGAAAAGACTACTTTCATGAAAATACTTCGTGAAATAACAACATATAAATAATTACTAATAAAACACAATTTGTCTGGAAGACATAGGAATAATGAAAACTAGTTTGTTAACAACTAGTGAACAACTGGGCACAGCAATTGCTCTCTTCTCTCCTGGCCAAACATACTATAAATtaaccttcccttctctttccaagCCCATCCTGATATCCACTGCTCAAACACTGCTACAATCAGCCCCTGTTTttcacaaaatgcaaataaactgAATTATCTGTGAGACTTTTACACCCTTTTCAAATTCAGTCAAGATTGGCCAGCAGGTTGGAGACCTTACTACAGGCATACAGAGTGATCacaaaaaaattcatttccttaGGAAACCAGGCTAATAGaagtaataatgaaaaatacagcGGTTACGTCAACAATGGCACAGCATTCAGTTTCTGTAAGCATGGAGCTGTTGTGACTGTGAAGAGCTCAGTCAGGAATAAAGAATcaggaaagaacaaatatttcctCTTCAGTGTCACAACAAAGAAGGAGCAGGCTCAAAACTTACCTGCAGGTCTTAACTTTGggaacctttttcttttcttttcatcttaGTTTATAATCTGAACTGCTTCAGTTAGCTCTTTTGTAATGCAAAACACCATGTTTCAGACAACGATTTGTAAGGCACCTTTGGAGTTCAGGTCTTTTTGCTTAAAATCccaaaggaagggagaagagcCTGGATATAATCAAAGACACTGAGGTTGCAGCCTCCAGCCTGTCTAAAAGAGATTCTTGCTCTTGTTACCAATacttattttaattcttctccTTGATGGCATCTTCTTAAGTACTTTATTCTTTCCGTACTTTGTTCAGTCTTCTGAACATTTCATAGTGAGgtatatatgaaaaaaagataatctaAGTGCTACCCAACATAAGGCAGGCTCCTTGAGAAGTATTCAGTAAACAACCAGAGTAGGAAATCTATCACTTCTACGTATAGGGATTTGTTGTAATTATGTTGATGCATACAcattaaaacacattaaaaaaaaaagaaagattggCTGTAGACTTTTCAGAGCTGTCTGCTATTAAAACTATGCCTGGGCTGAGTGCATTAGTGCAGAGGTACTGCCACCCATCTTGGGGAATAGTACATGTGGTAAAGCACTAAAGGTGAAACCTCATTCCTTCTACATCCAGAGAAGCTTTCAGTAGGGACAGTGGATGGATGGAGATGCTGGAGTTCAGAGACTGGGGCTGTTGGTTGTTACAGACTTTATTTTACCAGGAAACAGTTTACAAATTGTGATAAAGGatacaaagtaaaataaaaagaacaatttcCACCCTTGGTTAAGCAGGCACCATCCAGCAGACTTTCCTTTTTGCCCCTTTCTAGGCATTATTTCCTTCTGTCCTACCTGAAGTCTAACACTGCTATCTTCAAAAAAATCACTCAGGCCTGCTATATAGAGCACTCTCTTATTCACATTCTTTTACTAAGCCTGGATATCTCCAGTTCAGCTTTCCAGCAAGAGCCAAGACCCTAGCCAACTGGTTCTTCCAGCAGCTACCAGCAAACACAATGGGAGGCTGGGCTGACAGATCCTGCCCACTCTCAGCAAGACCAAGAGAACTGCTCTGCACAGTTCTGGCTTCAGTCTGAGGTTTCTGAGCCCTCCACCAAGCTTGCCCATACCTTGCAGTGAATAAGAGGCTCCTTTTCCAGTTTCAGTATCTGGAAACCTCTAGGAGCAAAACTATTTGCTTCTCTGTCATGCTTTGACTTTGTAGATGCTTGAAACCAAGTTTTTATAGCATTCATCTTCCAAGAAACAAATCCACACCAAACAGTCCATCTCAAGCTAGGCAGTTTTCTCTGTAAAGCCACATTCACTAAATTTATTTAGACTTGTATCATTTTGCTACTCAGTCTTTGCAATTTTAAATTTCTACACTTTTGTCCTCTCAGCAATTGGAATTTCACCCCAATAGAAATTTCCATAATGGAAATATTGCATCAACTCTGACCATAACATCACAATGCTGACTAAGATGAAGGCTCAAAGCACCTATTTAAACTGGATATAGTCAGGTCTTCCTTCCTTGCCATAAGTTTATTCAGGAAGGAATGAACAGCTATATTTCTCAAGGTATTTTCCACCTCCGTTTTCAATATcatattaaaatgtttacagCCTTTCCAAGCATTTTAATATGAATTTATAGATCTCGTTTAAAGATGTTTCAGAAAAACCCATACAATTTCACTACTCTTGTTCTGAACTTCAGGAAGTATGTTGGATTTGGTTCCTTGTACTACCTTCCATGTAAAGCTCTGCTGCAAGAATAGCTGTTACTTCTTCTTCCCATTTGAACAGATTATATTTAAGACAGGATTTCTTCTTGAAAGCTACTGTATCTGACAGCCAACCTGGACTGTCATGCAGGCTAACTGCACAGACACATAAcagtatatggaaaaaaatcaatttttaaacaATCCTATTACTTTAGTGCTCTGTACTCAAAAAACTTACCCAGGCACCATCACTGCAGTAGTGCAAACTCCCAGAATATCCAGGTTGGCAGATGCTATTaggttgtgttttcttctgaagtcgGTCCAGAAAAGCATTATTTACTCttgaagtagaaagaaaaatgaacattgATTGAAGGTAGCTGAGGAGTTCACAAACTTTTGAAATTTAGCATTCTCTAAGGTGCTTTCCCTATTCTCAGTTAAATATACATCATTCTATACTTTTCAAGTCTGTGCTGAATAACTACAGCCTGTCATGAGATAGGatgcctttcattttcagttcacCAGGTGTGTTCTTATCCTGTGATTAAACCATCATGATTAAAAGGCATACATCTATTGCTATGAAAAATGGACCCAAATTATCAGTAAAAAGTCATCCTGCATACCACTCACTTGATCACCCTAGGTAGTCTTTCAGCCTTCATTAAACAAGTTTCTGTAAGTAGTGATTTCCTAATGAAACAACCACTTAAGCTTGTTACTAATATGACCAAGCTGTCCAGCTCAGAAAGCACCTCTAGCATTTTCTTGTACTGCCTTCGGAGCCCACATTCAGACATCAGGAAGAGGCTACCAGGTATGATAAGGCTGGAAGACTACCATCTGATCGTGCTCCTTCAAGGCAGATCACAGGAAGCTGCAATTAGgaaattgtaaaatattttaaaagactttaCATTCCTTGTGAAGATTTTGAAGGGACTGGGAGAACAGGTAGAGTTCTCAGCAATCTTCTTAGTTGGAGACTGCGATCCAGACAGAAGGAGGAGAGCAGACCAGTTGAATGAATAGCTGCACATAATactttatatgtatttttctccaGCTGTCTTTAAATTGTCTTGAAACTGCTAATAGTTTCTACCCTGTGTTCTACCCTGtgctgataaaaaaaataaaataagaaaggcACTCTGGGTAATAACACATTACTGTGAGCAGCTGTAATGGTGGATATTAGTGGTTTATCTAAAGACAAAGTTAAACCAGAGGCTGTATCAGGGATCTTCATTGCAATAGTCTTCTTAAGCATGAATGCTTGCAATTTTGAATCCCATTCCAGATAGAAAGTCAAGTAATGTATACTCTGAGATTTTGCATCATACCTCCTCTGTTCATCTTGATGTGCTCTTATCCTGGcttcttcctcctgtttttgttttgattccATTAATTGAGCCTGGGGatgacaaaagagaaaaaggtgcccagggaggtggtggaggcactgtccctggcagtattcaagaggcatctgtatgaggagctatgagatttggtttagtgcttgtggtagcaatggtaatgggaggatggttggactagatgatcttgtaggtcgtttccaaccctgtgattctacgattctatgattctatgatactgagGAAAGGACAAACTACCTACTGGTGTGGGGAAAGCATATGCAAGCCCT is a genomic window of Meleagris gallopavo isolate NT-WF06-2002-E0010 breed Aviagen turkey brand Nicholas breeding stock chromosome 1, Turkey_5.1, whole genome shotgun sequence containing:
- the LOC104917509 gene encoding epithelial-stromal interaction protein 1-like, with product MKQEQRRKAQLMESKQKQEEEARIRAHQDEQRRVNNAFLDRLQKKTQPNSICQPGYSGSLHYCSDGAWGSNYLE